In the genome of Aedes aegypti strain LVP_AGWG chromosome 2, AaegL5.0 Primary Assembly, whole genome shotgun sequence, the window GAGATTTCACAGAATCTTCGTGTTTTTTGTTCAGGTGAACTCAAACtattgcacgatgacttgaatgactatttcattgattttgaatagttttcagatttttccaccaaattttcgtgagtgctcttcaaagagtATCGTAATCttgattctaatgacacattgatttaaaattttggtgaatccaatgctgaggaaataagccatgttttttcagtgtgttttgaaaaatgtcacatctttaagtaaaaatttagtataaagaatacaaaaaatgtttttgcaaaatactcaagaaaaaagatttttttttctgacctCACGTCGCAACTGAAACATAGCCTTTTTCTCATTACAAAACGCTTTGACGAGAACGTTTCGATTAATTTCTTTCACAGCTAAATTTTCTgtaattgaaaaattgtttggtaAGTGTAATTGGCAATATTCAAATCAAACTTCAGTCTGCTTAGCATGCCCCGTTATAGTTTCCATTGGCACCGCCGAGGGTTTCTGTTCAGTTTTCAGCATCAACTTGTAAAAAGCCGTTTAAATTTATATGAAATGTCCTAGAACCGTAGATAATTGCGCTTCAAATCCTTTCAGATACCCGCCGTGCAGCGCACAATGGTAACTCCCCGATCGCCGCGGGTCCTAACCCAGCTGGGCGCCATCCGCAAGCAACTGCAACTGGAGCAACTGAAATTGGATCAAACTTATCGCCATCATCAGCAGGACAATGATTAGCGTTGCAACAAGCGAATCTCGCCTCCAGAAAAGAACTATATCCAATTTGTGCCTTTTCACTAAGAACAGAAACCGTCCCAGCCTccatttttattaacaaaactaTCATAACTGTTAGGCAATATCTGTAGACTGTACAACAGTAAGTTATCTTTTTAGACTTTTGTTACTAAGAAACTGAACAGTGCTAGAGAATAAAGTTATCGTTAGAGTCGTTAATCTAAGTTCAAAAGGAAAATTTCTTTCGAAAGAAAGCTGTTGCTTTAACCTTTTCAATTTGTATTGTTCACGAATCAATTCGTACAAATTTTATCCTGATTCGTTATATACACACGATAAACTAACGCACAACGTTGAAATTCTCTCATCTAACTCTCCAAGAGGAACTTACTTGGTCGATACGCGGGTGCGCTTGTTCCACGCAAAGTTGACACCGTAGTTCTTGACGCGATGCTTCTTGACCACCTCCGGATTGTCGACAAACCATCTCCACCCGTTCCGTTCGCAGTGATTGATGGCTTCCTCGGCCGATCCGAATTCCACGTGCATGTTCGATAGGGGATCGCCGCTgaaatcgttaaaaaaaaaatgaattgaataaTTGCCTTCAATCGGGTGGCATTGAAGCTTACGTCGACGACCATCCCATCAGGGGGTTCTCCCAGCGTTCGCGGTTATCGAACTCAATGCTCCAGTGGTGCAGATTATCCGTTCCGCTCTGCATGGCATTCTTGGCCGGCATGAAGATACGCACGCGACGTTCCTTAACATGCTCCTCCGGGACGCCGGAAATCGGACTTAGATCCACCTGAAATCCGTTAAACAGTTAATAGCAGTATGACTACAaaaagttcctattttcaatggaaggtcTCTTAAGTCACTATTTCACCCAAAATTAGATATAAAGTCACTTTTTCCCTAatttgcttgcagtgaatcgTGGTGTaaaattctagaggctccagagaaaccttcagaagTTCTCACGCGAATATGTTCCAATGGAAAAACCTTAGGtattcttccagtgatttctccaatGGTTTCTTCTGTATTACAGTCAAGGACTGCTTCAGGGATCGTTACAAAGATTCCTCTATCAATTCTCTTAAACATTACTCCAACGATTTCTCAACGGATACTTAGAGGAATTTCCCCATAAtttgtttcaggaattcctagagactTTCAACGTTAATACCTTCAGTAGTTTGTACAGAAATTGCTCTGAAAGTTTTCCCAAGGTCTAGGATTTCGTTTTAGAAATTTTCCCACTGAATTGCTAGTCTAGGCGATGTACCAAAGATCTCTTCGAAGTGATTCCAAGAaaatctacaataaaattctttTGACGACTGCTCCTAAAGTTCATACGCTGATTTTTTATGATAGCAACATTCCTATCGAATCTTACCTTGGTGGGAACGGCAATGGTACTGGCCAGTTTTTCCCGCTCGCGACGCTCAACCTCGTCGGCAATGACCAAGTTGGCATCGATGATGGGGGCTTCCTTCTGCTGCCGGGGATCCTTCAGCGCAATCGACGAAGTGGAAAACGATGCCTTCGTCCTGCAATAACACAACACCTTCGATTACACAACCATTCGAGCCGCAAGCCAAACCATCGATTTAATCCATAAAATCGCATCAATTTCCTAGGTTAGAAACCGGAATTCACAACCTACCATTGCGTGGCCGCTGCACGGGACAACGATCGGAGAATTACACTCATTTTACTGCGGAAAACCGTCGGAATAAATCCGAATTAAATATGTGCTGCTGCTTCTGGCCGAATCAGATGGAAAACTCGGATTCCGTCCGCGACGGGAGAAACGTCAAAATATCAATCGCAGAAAGCACGTACactgtaaatttgaaaattaggtCTAAAATTTAGTACATCACAACTGCCGTTAACGCCAAGGTATATCTTTGGGGAGGTACTTCAATGTGTCATTACCGGGTATCCCCGTTGCTTTGATCACTTATaagggtttgttcacaaatttcataacgctaaaaatagctatttttgacacccacccaccccctcgtaacgcatttggtatgaatatttttcagattttgtatgagctgtaacatcttaaggatacccacccaccccctatagcgttatgaaatttgtgaatgagccctaatCTGAACACTTTAAAGCTCAAGAATCCACCATCAATCATCAGGAATCAGTAGgaataaaaaaacagttttttttgttcaaatttctgtcaatcctcatgaaaatcaatccacagagaaacagacgtaacacttagaacaaatcgcgatcaaaatcatagtcgcgaaaacatgtacgcccgcGACATGACGCTGTaggtggccgatggaccaacaggtggcggtagtgtgtaaacgtcaaatacgaacaaaaacgacgcgagcgctgcgggtggtcgatatATTCGAATCGAACGTTCAAAAGTTAGTCGATGGACAgcagtgagagtgtgacgtctgtttgtctgtgggcaatccttatgcgtcggcgaagcaccaaattagaatgccgacgccgaacttcgccaaAGTTTTGaatgccgaacttctaattgtcactcgaattgtcaatatttggtagttggccgacgggccactcGTGGTGCTCGCATCGCTTTTGTTCGAGATTGACCTTTGCTCACTATCGCCACCTAGTTtgcggttggccaaatgaagcATTTTCAACATTGGGCGTAAAGGTTCACGTGACCAGGGGGTGGGAAACTCGGCTCATCTAAAATTGTGCCGATTTGTGCCGACTGTGCCGAAAAGAGCGACCGTTTCGATATGTCATATTTGTCTGGTTGCACTGTAATAACTGGCAACTCTGTTTGATCTATggcagattgttttttttttttattttcaaaatcatcgATTGAACGAATTCGACTAAATAGCATAAAATCTAAGGTTTTTGATTGACGGAGGCCGCTATTTTGATTTCTGGTAAGTTTTAAGTAAAAATGTGCCTTTGCCTtcaacacacttaaattatttcaccgacctcagtaaaacttttcgccgagaactcaacagctgagaattcggtaattttcaacGCTGAATTTaagtacttatt includes:
- the LOC5578538 gene encoding NADH dehydrogenase [ubiquinone] iron-sulfur protein 4, mitochondrial codes for the protein MSVILRSLSRAAATQWTKASFSTSSIALKDPRQQKEAPIIDANLVIADEVERREREKLASTIAVPTKVDLSPISGVPEEHVKERRVRIFMPAKNAMQSGTDNLHHWSIEFDNRERWENPLMGWSSTGDPLSNMHVEFGSAEEAINHCERNGWRWFVDNPEVVKKHRVKNYGVNFAWNKRTRVSTK